In a single window of the Calditrichota bacterium genome:
- a CDS encoding glycosyltransferase family 9 protein translates to MTASKVPRRILVSRLRFLGDVVLTTPLLRALRRAFPEARIAYLAESPYIEVLAHHPHVDGLLPLDRQTRAAQLSTLRQLRRAHFDLTIDLFGNARSALLLWLSGARQRIGFDYRGRR, encoded by the coding sequence GACGGCATCAAAGGTGCCCAGGCGCATCCTGGTCAGCCGACTGCGCTTCCTCGGCGATGTCGTGCTCACCACCCCGCTGCTGCGCGCGCTGCGCCGGGCATTTCCGGAGGCGAGGATTGCCTATCTGGCGGAGAGTCCTTACATCGAGGTCCTCGCTCACCACCCGCACGTGGACGGCCTGCTACCTTTGGACCGTCAGACTCGCGCTGCGCAACTCTCCACGCTGCGGCAGCTGCGCCGGGCGCACTTTGACCTCACCATCGACCTCTTCGGCAACGCTCGCTCCGCCCTGTTGCTTTGGCTCAGCGGTGCACGCCAGCGTATCGGTTTTGACTACCGGGGGCGTCGG